A region of the Bacillus sp. NP247 genome:
AGAAGATTCATCCCTTCTCCCTTCTAGCATTTCAGTACGCAAACTGAAAGAAAATGAGTTTGATATTTTTGCAGACATATATGTACGTGGATTTAATATGCCCCCCTTTACAAAAGATGGTGTTCGCCAAAATAACGAAATTCTTTACAATAAACCCGGGTGGCATTTTTTCATATCTGAAGTTCAAAATATCCCTGCAGGCATTGGTGTACTGTATGTAAATAAAGGTATTGCCTCATTAGCTGCTTCTGCTACTTTACCGGAATTTCAGCGTAAAGGTTGTCATACTGCATTAATTCAAAAACGAATAGAAACAGCTATAGCAACAGACTGTCATTTAATAGTTGGACAAGCTCGATTTGGTAGTGGTAGTCAAAATAATATGGAACGTGCTCATTTGAAAATCGCTTATACAAAATCAATATGGACTGTGAAAGACATATAATTAACATTTTTTCTCTTCGCATTACAACCTTAAACATTTTATGACAATTCCTTTTCTATTCTATTAATCATTTGAATATTCGAACTATATTTGTTACGCTATTACTAGATACATCATTCAACTTGCAATATGAAAAGAGAATTCTAATCAAACTACAAGGAGGAGAAATGTATGACAAAGCATGATCATGGTTTAAAAGAAAAAGTAGAAGGTGCCATTGATAAGGTAAAAGGTGAAGTAAAAGAAGTTGTCGGAAAAGTAACGGACAATAAGAAATTACAAGCCGAAGGAAAATGGGATAAAGTAAAAGGTAATGCAAAAGATACAGTTGGTAATGTAAAAGAAAAAGTACATGAATATAAGGAACATAAATAATAAAAACACGTTAGATGTATTTCCATCTAACGTGTTTTTATTATTTTATAAGATTTTATCTTTACTTTATATACATAACTAACCAAATAACATACAATATATTTTTATTTCTCTATACTCTTTGTAAGTGGTTCTTTAAGTGCATTTCTATTCCACACAGCAAAAACAATAAGAGAAATAATAAAGAATACA
Encoded here:
- a CDS encoding CsbD family protein; protein product: MTKHDHGLKEKVEGAIDKVKGEVKEVVGKVTDNKKLQAEGKWDKVKGNAKDTVGNVKEKVHEYKEHK